Below is a window of Desulfovibrio sp. JC022 DNA.
TTTCTTAAGCATGCTGCGCAAAACCAACTCCCAGCACTGGTGGATGTTCCTGCTGCCCGCAGTGGGCGCCGCAGGCGCGGTCATCCTGAGCAAAAATATTTTCAAGGAATCAGGCGGACACGGAGTTGGCGAAGTCATTGCCAAAGTAGGACTGAAACAGGGAATCCTGCGCCCCGTTTCAATCATCAGCTCACTTTTGACCAGCTTGCTGACCATTGCCAGCGGCGGTTCAGCAGGCCCGGAAGCCCCGGTTGTGGTCAGTGGATCGGCCATGGGCTCCAACCTTTCCCGGCTGTTCAAAATGAGCGGCCAATCTCGCATGACCCTTATCGGCTGCGGTGCTGCCGGATCCATATCAGCTATTTTCAACGCCCCGGTTACCGGGATGATCTTTGCCGTTGAAATAATACTTGGGGAGTGGACGCCCTATCACCTGATTCCCATTGCCATATCCTCGGTGGTCGCCACCCAGACTTCGCGCCTGCTTGAAGGAAATGTAATCCCGTTCAGTGACCAGTTCCCCCCCATGGGAGTGACCGATCTCGGCTCATCCATCCTGCTTGCCGTGCTGGCTGCCCTTATTTCCGTGGCCTTTGTTCGCTCTATCCGCCAAGTGGGGTCCATCTGCTCCTCATTCACCAATAAGCCGTGGATCAAAGCCGCAAGCGGCGGGCTGGCTGTCGGGATCATCGGCATATTCTTTCCATTGGCTCTTGGCGAAGGATACACTTCCATTAAAATGGCTATCCATGGAACCCTGCCGGACGGGATCGCCATTGTTGCCCTCATGGGGATGATCAGAGTAGCTACAACATCACTGACCCTCGGCAGCGGAGGTTTAGGAGGCATATTCGCACCCTGCCTTGTCATCGGCTCACTTTTCGGCGCATGTTATTACCGGATAATTTCCCAGATCATTCC
It encodes the following:
- a CDS encoding chloride channel protein — protein: MFKSGNGISPAELKHFLHKRAPSRNAVLILAAVAIGGCSALAAVGLNKALDFLSMLRKTNSQHWWMFLLPAVGAAGAVILSKNIFKESGGHGVGEVIAKVGLKQGILRPVSIISSLLTSLLTIASGGSAGPEAPVVVSGSAMGSNLSRLFKMSGQSRMTLIGCGAAGSISAIFNAPVTGMIFAVEIILGEWTPYHLIPIAISSVVATQTSRLLEGNVIPFSDQFPPMGVTDLGSSILLAVLAALISVAFVRSIRQVGSICSSFTNKPWIKAASGGLAVGIIGIFFPLALGEGYTSIKMAIHGTLPDGIAIVALMGMIRVATTSLTLGSGGLGGIFAPCLVIGSLFGACYYRIISQIIPQHLLTGEGSYALLGMAGVVSGVMQAPLTSVFLVLEITHGYQAVMHIMTVTFISSMLTHAFEPSSFYFKDLVEKGQLLRPKTDEKILADIDTGELVHKELTYACPQMSVSEFLKVLSSTSQTHIPIINSETQEFMGMVDVVSARSSILDPDQQQSNIGEVAIDRNAPIVEQGMGAAEILETMNRSGKRTLPVMKDGNFSGFISKEDILSAYRGEMKSYGKSDNLF